In Candidatus Cohnella colombiensis, one DNA window encodes the following:
- a CDS encoding MMPL family transporter: MQQKDSFLGKWVAGSRSKWITLIVWILAAGLFSALLPSVNKEEINNSPNLSHSKPSVVASSIAEREFPSGADIPALFVWHRGEGLTETDIQGIQQWTATLTEKLVSYQTSVPPLFQLPLPALQAELSEDGSTIVVPVFFDSNLETDQLKEGVEAIKEMTKDQFGTDPYTVSIEAKDELSIRVTGPVGVSIDATGLFKNADVSLLLATVSLVLILLLLIYRSPILAFIPLIAVGFAYGVIGPILGWMAHEGWIVVDSQAISIMTVLLFGAGTDYCLFLIARFRQLLKVEANKGKALYSAITGASGAIAMSALTVVLALLALLFAKYGVYHRFAAPFSIAILIMGIASLTLVPALLAIFGRASFFPFIPRTEEMRAQRAKRKGKTNPLKPEKAPRNWFGRSVVSKPWTILLVCTIVLGGFAAFTSQIKFTYDILSSFPQEMESREGFTLIEQQFTPGELAPVKVMIDTEGKHIALDQALSALSFVANVSEPKNGTVNANIVAYDVEFNINPYSLEAMNHIPDLTVATEQALSSAGVSPTADHVWIGGQTATQYDTKETSDQDTLLIIPIIIGLISLLLLAYLRSIVATVYLVLTVILSYFSALGLGWIILHYGLGADAIQGTIPLYAFVFLVALGEDYNIFMISSIWQKRKQMPLKQAIKEGVGETGSVITSAGLILAGTFAVLATLPIQVLVQFGTITAIGVLLDTFVVRPFLVPSITLLLGKWAFWPSKHEEVKNSTAVK; the protein is encoded by the coding sequence ATGCAACAAAAGGATAGCTTTTTAGGAAAATGGGTGGCCGGAAGCCGCAGTAAATGGATTACACTGATCGTCTGGATATTGGCAGCAGGCTTATTCAGTGCTTTACTGCCGTCAGTCAATAAGGAGGAAATCAATAACTCTCCGAACTTAAGTCATTCCAAACCTTCTGTTGTTGCGTCATCAATCGCTGAAAGGGAATTTCCGAGTGGAGCTGACATTCCCGCATTATTCGTTTGGCACAGAGGTGAGGGTTTAACCGAGACAGATATTCAAGGCATTCAGCAGTGGACCGCGACTCTCACGGAAAAGCTTGTAAGCTATCAAACATCAGTGCCTCCGCTTTTTCAACTTCCGCTCCCTGCGCTCCAAGCTGAACTTTCAGAGGATGGCAGTACGATCGTTGTTCCCGTTTTCTTCGATAGTAATCTTGAAACTGACCAGCTAAAAGAAGGTGTAGAAGCGATTAAAGAGATGACGAAGGATCAATTCGGTACAGATCCCTACACTGTCTCTATTGAAGCAAAAGATGAATTGAGCATCCGTGTAACCGGTCCTGTCGGTGTCTCCATCGATGCAACAGGTTTATTCAAAAATGCAGATGTCTCATTATTACTTGCGACGGTTTCACTCGTATTGATTCTGTTATTGCTCATCTATCGTTCACCGATCTTGGCATTCATCCCGCTTATCGCAGTCGGATTCGCTTACGGTGTTATCGGACCGATTCTAGGCTGGATGGCGCATGAAGGCTGGATCGTCGTTGATTCCCAAGCGATCTCTATAATGACAGTGCTGTTATTCGGAGCCGGTACGGACTATTGTCTCTTCCTGATCGCACGCTTCCGTCAGCTTCTCAAAGTTGAAGCCAACAAAGGAAAAGCACTCTATTCTGCAATCACAGGAGCTTCTGGTGCAATTGCAATGAGTGCATTAACCGTCGTACTCGCATTATTGGCACTGTTATTTGCGAAATATGGCGTATATCACCGCTTTGCAGCACCTTTTAGCATTGCCATTCTTATCATGGGAATTGCAAGTCTTACACTCGTCCCTGCATTGCTTGCGATATTCGGTCGCGCATCATTTTTCCCATTCATTCCTCGTACGGAAGAGATGCGTGCACAACGTGCGAAGCGTAAAGGTAAAACCAACCCATTGAAGCCAGAAAAAGCACCACGCAATTGGTTCGGTCGTTCTGTCGTTAGCAAGCCATGGACAATCCTTCTCGTATGTACGATTGTATTAGGTGGTTTCGCAGCTTTTACATCGCAAATCAAGTTTACGTATGATATTCTATCCTCTTTCCCTCAGGAAATGGAATCCAGAGAAGGCTTTACGTTGATCGAACAGCAATTCACACCAGGTGAACTTGCTCCGGTCAAAGTGATGATCGATACAGAAGGAAAACATATTGCACTCGACCAAGCTCTATCTGCACTATCATTCGTCGCGAATGTATCCGAACCAAAGAATGGGACTGTTAATGCCAACATCGTCGCTTATGACGTTGAATTCAACATAAATCCTTATTCCTTAGAAGCAATGAACCATATTCCGGATCTTACAGTTGCCACTGAGCAAGCACTTTCCAGTGCAGGAGTGTCTCCAACTGCTGATCATGTATGGATAGGCGGTCAGACTGCAACACAATACGATACAAAAGAAACCAGTGATCAAGATACGTTGCTCATTATCCCCATTATCATTGGGTTAATCTCACTGCTTTTGCTCGCATACCTTCGTTCTATTGTCGCAACGGTCTATCTTGTCTTAACGGTTATTCTTTCCTATTTCTCTGCGCTCGGATTAGGTTGGATCATCCTCCATTATGGGTTGGGAGCAGATGCGATTCAAGGAACGATTCCACTGTATGCGTTCGTGTTCCTTGTCGCTTTAGGTGAAGACTATAACATCTTTATGATTTCGAGTATTTGGCAAAAGAGAAAGCAAATGCCCCTTAAGCAAGCGATAAAGGAAGGGGTAGGAGAGACAGGTTCCGTGATCACTTCAGCGGGTCTCATCCTCGCTGGAACGTTCGCTGTACTTGCAACACTTCCGATCCAAGTGCTCGTACAGTTTGGAACGATTACCGCTATCGGCGTATTGCTTGATACGTTCGTCGTAAGACCGTTCCTTGTTCCTTCTATTACGTTATTGCTTGGCAAGTGGGCTTTCTGGCCAAGCAAGCATGAGGAAGTTAAAAATTCAACAGCTGTAAAATAA
- a CDS encoding class I SAM-dependent methyltransferase, with protein sequence MSVYRQFASVYDRLMEEMPYAEWLIFARRCWQKYGMPKTVVDLGCGTGNIAIPLARSGFAVIGIDLSAEMLSIARSKWDEPPALGGRDEPGTIRWLQQDMRDWELPNPADAIISFCDCLNYLTEAKDITAAFRQTYAALASGGLFLFDMHAPKTLERYADDQPFVYDEKDVAYLWTCDYDPGKQIIDHELTFFVRDEAATAGGDGVYRRFEESHSQRAYDPEWIVEQLEAVGFEILQRCADFTLDAPTEQSERLFYIVRKP encoded by the coding sequence ATGAGTGTTTACCGACAATTCGCATCTGTATATGATCGGTTAATGGAAGAGATGCCTTATGCGGAATGGTTAATATTCGCTAGACGTTGTTGGCAAAAGTATGGGATGCCGAAAACGGTTGTCGATCTCGGATGTGGAACAGGCAATATTGCAATTCCGCTTGCGCGATCAGGGTTTGCTGTCATCGGCATTGATCTTTCAGCAGAGATGCTCTCGATTGCAAGAAGCAAGTGGGATGAACCTCCAGCTCTAGGCGGGAGAGATGAGCCGGGTACCATTCGTTGGCTACAGCAGGATATGCGAGATTGGGAGCTGCCGAACCCCGCGGATGCGATCATTAGCTTCTGTGATTGCCTGAACTACTTAACTGAAGCGAAGGATATTACAGCAGCATTTCGCCAAACGTATGCAGCGCTTGCCTCAGGCGGATTATTTCTATTCGATATGCATGCCCCAAAGACGCTAGAGCGTTATGCTGATGATCAACCCTTCGTCTATGACGAAAAGGATGTAGCCTACTTATGGACGTGTGATTACGATCCGGGTAAGCAAATCATTGATCACGAACTTACGTTTTTTGTACGTGATGAGGCAGCAACTGCTGGTGGCGATGGTGTATATCGCAGGTTTGAGGAGTCGCATTCTCAGCGCGCTTATGATCCAGAATGGATCGTAGAGCAGCTTGAAGCTGTAGGCTTTGAGATTTTACAACGCTGTGCGGATTTTACTTTGGATGCTCCAACCGAACAGTCTGAGCGATTATTCTATATTGTACGGAAGCCATAA